Below is a genomic region from Desulfonauticus submarinus.
GATGTTAAAGTTGGTAAGAGAAAAGTTGCCAGTTGTTTTTAATTTAGCAGGACCTAAATGTGAGAGATTAGGATATTGTCCAGAAGGAGAAAAGTTTAGCTGTGGGAAATATCCTTGTAAACTAGGCTAAGAAATATTAAAAACCCTTTTCCTTCACATCTTTAAAGGTAATAAAGATAACAGGGTATTTACCTTGATGTTCTTTAAATTCTGGCAAAGTTTCTATTTTTAAACCCTTAAATAAATCCCTAGCATTTTCATTTTTATCAAAGAAATATCTTAGCATGGAAAGGTTTAAGGTTTTTCCAAATCTTCTTGGTCTAGGAATAAGAATAACATTGTTATTTTCCCTAATAATCTCTGAGATAAATTCAGTTTTATCTATAAAATAACAATTATTTTGGCGTAGATTTTTGAAATCGCTTTCACCAATGGGAAGTTTTTGCATGGTT
It encodes:
- a CDS encoding AAA family ATPase, which codes for TMQKLPIGESDFKNLRQNNCYFIDKTEFISEIIRENNNVILIPRPRRFGKTLNLSMLRYFFDKNENARDLFKGLKIETLPEFKEHQGKYPVIFITFKDVKEKGF